The following proteins are co-located in the Sandaracinaceae bacterium genome:
- a CDS encoding PAS domain-containing protein, translating into MNLSAQSSPPGLAEQGPELEGFLQLSLDLFCVASADGFFRWLSPRWSELLGWSIEELCAEPFVEFVHPLDREATLAELSKLGAGELTLHFANRYRCRDGSYVWLEWNARPHGRHVYASARDVTALREKARERERRARLLELAEELAHVGHWRVDLEAETVFWSDEVYRIHGRPPGSFVPTLAEGVEAYHPEDREAVWEAVAAAVERGEPFDIVRRLVRGDGTTRYIRSVGRPESGEGGRVSAIFGVFQDVTEAHELQERLLQSERMASVGTLAGGVAHEINNPLAFVVANLEVIEEELGELEGSGDTRDLIQAVREARAGAARVRRIVRGLKSFSRVEAPKTEPVNVAHVLKSAIDMAHNEIRHRATLIREVSAMPRVVGDDQRLVQAVLNLLVNAAQALPEGGAHEGRITIRAGAVPGGVSIEVSDNGCGMSPEVCRRAMEPFFTTRAVGLGSGLGLSIAHGIVESLGGRIEIDSTEGGGTTVKIWLPAVEVEDSRSGAPEERAAKLRVLVVDDEEFVREAVRRLLRKVASVVAVEGGSAALSLLRADAEFDVVLCDLMMPRMSGMELEREISRRHPSLAERMVFISGGAFSEGAARFLDETDRPVLEKPFDGGALRELVADVARGG; encoded by the coding sequence ATGAACCTGAGCGCGCAATCTTCGCCTCCCGGCCTGGCCGAGCAGGGGCCCGAGCTGGAGGGATTCCTGCAGCTGTCGCTGGACCTCTTCTGTGTGGCGAGCGCGGATGGTTTCTTCCGCTGGCTGTCGCCTCGCTGGAGCGAGCTGCTCGGGTGGTCGATCGAGGAGCTCTGCGCGGAGCCGTTCGTCGAGTTCGTGCACCCGCTCGATCGCGAGGCCACGCTGGCCGAGCTGTCCAAGCTCGGCGCGGGGGAGCTGACGCTGCACTTCGCGAATCGCTACCGCTGTCGCGACGGCTCGTACGTCTGGCTGGAGTGGAACGCGCGGCCGCACGGACGGCACGTCTACGCCAGCGCCCGCGACGTGACCGCGCTGCGCGAGAAGGCGCGTGAGCGCGAGCGGCGCGCGCGACTGCTGGAGCTGGCCGAAGAGCTCGCGCACGTCGGACACTGGCGCGTCGACCTGGAGGCGGAGACCGTGTTCTGGTCGGACGAGGTCTATCGCATTCACGGGAGGCCGCCGGGCTCGTTCGTGCCGACCCTTGCGGAGGGGGTCGAGGCTTACCACCCCGAGGATCGCGAGGCGGTCTGGGAGGCGGTGGCCGCGGCGGTGGAGCGTGGGGAGCCCTTCGACATCGTGCGGCGGCTGGTGCGGGGCGACGGCACGACGCGGTACATTCGCTCCGTCGGTCGGCCGGAGAGCGGGGAAGGCGGACGCGTCAGCGCGATCTTCGGGGTCTTCCAGGACGTGACCGAGGCTCACGAGCTACAGGAGCGGCTCCTGCAGAGCGAGCGCATGGCGTCTGTCGGGACGCTCGCGGGCGGCGTGGCCCACGAGATCAACAACCCCCTCGCGTTCGTCGTCGCCAACCTCGAGGTGATCGAGGAGGAGCTCGGTGAGCTCGAGGGCAGCGGCGACACCCGGGACCTCATCCAGGCGGTGCGTGAGGCGCGGGCGGGCGCGGCGCGGGTGCGCCGGATCGTGCGTGGGCTGAAGTCCTTCTCGCGGGTGGAGGCGCCCAAGACCGAGCCGGTCAACGTCGCGCACGTGCTCAAGAGCGCCATCGACATGGCCCACAACGAGATCCGCCACCGCGCCACCCTGATCCGCGAGGTCTCGGCGATGCCGCGCGTGGTGGGAGACGACCAGCGCCTCGTGCAGGCGGTGCTCAACCTCCTGGTGAACGCCGCGCAGGCGCTGCCCGAGGGCGGCGCGCACGAGGGGCGCATCACGATCCGGGCGGGCGCGGTGCCGGGGGGCGTGTCGATCGAGGTCAGCGACAACGGCTGCGGGATGTCGCCCGAGGTCTGTCGGCGCGCGATGGAGCCTTTCTTCACCACCCGTGCCGTCGGGCTCGGGAGCGGCCTGGGCCTCTCGATCGCGCACGGTATCGTCGAGTCCCTCGGCGGTCGGATCGAGATCGACTCCACGGAGGGCGGCGGCACGACGGTGAAGATCTGGCTGCCCGCGGTCGAGGTGGAGGACTCGCGCAGCGGCGCTCCGGAGGAGAGAGCGGCGAAGCTCCGGGTCCTGGTGGTCGATGACGAAGAGTTCGTGCGCGAGGCCGTGCGGCGGCTGCTGCGAAAGGTGGCCTCCGTGGTCGCGGTCGAGGGAGGGAGCGCGGCCCTGAGCCTGCTCCGCGCAGACGCCGAGTTCGACGTCGTGCTCTGCGACCTGATGATGCCGCGCATGAGCGGGATGGAGCTGGAGCGCGAGATCTCGCGCCGCCACCCGTCGCTCGCCGAGCGCATGGTCTTCATCTCCGGCGGCGCGTTCAGCGAAGGCGCGGCCCGGTTCCTCGACGAGACCGACCGCCCGGTGCTCGAGAAGCCCTTCGACGGGGGCGCGCTCCGAGAGCTGGTGGCGGACGTCGCGCGCGGCGGCTGA
- a CDS encoding acyl-CoA dehydrogenase family protein, which yields MAFTGVDYYGLDEELSDEERLVRDNVRRFVDKEVVPVIAEHYQAGTFPMDLVPKFADLGLLGANLEGYGCAGMGDIAYGLAMQELERGDSGVRSFCSVQGSLCMYPIHAFGSEAQKERWLPGMAAGELIGCFGLTEPDFGSNPTGMITKAETLPGGGFRINGTKRWITNGDLADVAIVWARLDGEKVRGFLVPRGTKGYSTRKIDDKFSLRASVTSELFLEDCEVGEDAILPGVVGMKGPLSCLSQARYGICFGAIGAAMSCYETALEYAKDRKQFSRPIAGYQLVQQKLVHMLSEITKAQCLTLRLGRLKESGKIKPPHISLAKRNNVHMALEIARMARDVLGANGIMYEYPVGRHMMNLETVYTYEGTHDIHTLIVGQDITGLAAFE from the coding sequence ATGGCCTTCACCGGTGTGGACTACTACGGGCTCGACGAGGAGCTGAGCGACGAGGAGCGGTTGGTGCGCGACAACGTGCGCCGCTTCGTGGACAAGGAGGTCGTGCCCGTCATCGCGGAGCACTACCAGGCGGGCACGTTCCCGATGGACCTGGTCCCGAAGTTCGCCGACCTCGGCCTGCTGGGGGCGAACCTCGAGGGGTACGGCTGCGCGGGCATGGGCGACATCGCCTACGGCCTCGCCATGCAGGAGCTCGAGCGCGGGGACTCGGGCGTGCGCTCGTTCTGCTCCGTGCAGGGCTCGCTCTGCATGTACCCGATCCACGCCTTCGGCTCGGAGGCGCAGAAGGAGCGCTGGCTGCCGGGCATGGCCGCGGGCGAGCTGATCGGCTGCTTCGGGCTGACCGAGCCGGACTTCGGGTCCAACCCGACGGGCATGATCACGAAGGCCGAGACCCTCCCGGGCGGCGGCTTCCGGATCAACGGCACCAAGCGCTGGATCACGAACGGCGACCTGGCGGACGTGGCCATCGTCTGGGCGAGGCTCGACGGCGAGAAGGTGCGCGGGTTCCTCGTCCCGCGCGGCACCAAGGGCTACAGCACCCGGAAGATCGACGACAAGTTCAGCCTGCGGGCCAGCGTGACGAGCGAGCTGTTCCTGGAGGACTGCGAGGTCGGGGAGGACGCCATCCTTCCGGGCGTGGTCGGCATGAAGGGCCCCTTGTCATGCTTGTCTCAAGCACGATACGGTATCTGCTTCGGCGCGATCGGGGCCGCCATGAGCTGCTACGAGACGGCGCTCGAGTACGCGAAGGACCGGAAGCAGTTCTCGCGGCCCATCGCCGGCTATCAACTCGTGCAGCAGAAGCTGGTGCACATGCTGAGCGAGATCACCAAGGCGCAGTGCCTCACGCTCCGGCTCGGGCGTCTGAAGGAGTCCGGCAAGATCAAGCCGCCGCACATCTCGCTCGCGAAGCGGAACAACGTGCACATGGCGCTCGAGATCGCGCGCATGGCGCGGGACGTCCTCGGCGCGAACGGCATCATGTACGAGTACCCGGTGGGTCGGCACATGATGAACCTCGAGACGGTCTACACCTACGAGGGCACCCACGACATCCACACCCTGATCGTGGGTCAGGACATCACGGGGCTGGCCGCGTTCGAGTGA
- the bioD gene encoding dethiobiotin synthase: MSRDTKRQLFVTGTGTGVGKTWLTRGLAGALRAQGGAVTALKPIETGCDPDPLDAIALAAACERPELARWPGLHRARLPLSPWAATLRGDSPYEHEAVLSTTREILANAPAGVHLVEGAGGVLVPLDQDHDILDLVRALRIPVVVVAADILGTLSHTLTAVEACAHRGVEVRAVVMSGASVEEDAGSNRALLSRRLDVPVLAFTPRGDGDLARAAEPLLAPLHLTRTRPAP, encoded by the coding sequence GTGTCACGTGACACCAAGCGGCAGCTGTTCGTCACCGGGACCGGGACGGGCGTCGGCAAGACCTGGCTGACCCGCGGCCTCGCTGGCGCGCTCCGCGCCCAAGGCGGCGCGGTCACCGCCCTGAAGCCGATCGAGACGGGCTGCGACCCCGATCCCCTCGACGCGATCGCCCTCGCGGCAGCCTGCGAGAGACCGGAGCTCGCGCGCTGGCCCGGCCTGCACCGCGCACGGCTCCCCTTGAGCCCCTGGGCGGCGACGCTCCGCGGTGACTCACCCTACGAACACGAGGCGGTCCTCTCCACGACCCGGGAGATCCTCGCCAACGCGCCAGCCGGCGTGCACCTCGTCGAAGGCGCGGGCGGCGTGCTGGTGCCTCTCGACCAGGACCACGACATCCTCGACCTCGTTCGCGCCCTCCGAATCCCCGTGGTCGTCGTGGCCGCGGACATCCTCGGCACCCTCTCGCACACGCTCACCGCCGTGGAGGCGTGCGCCCACCGCGGGGTCGAGGTGCGCGCGGTGGTGATGAGCGGAGCGTCGGTCGAGGAGGACGCGGGCTCGAACCGGGCTCTGCTCTCCCGACGCCTCGACGTCCCGGTGCTCGCGTTCACCCCCCGAGGTGACGGAGACCTGGCCCGCGCGGCCGAGCCCCTCCTCGCCCCGCTTCACCTCACTCGAACGCGGCCAGCCCCGTGA